AAGCCGCTCTGAATACTCTTGCTGCAATTCTATTACTTTTGCCGATGTACCATCAGGAGAATTGTCATCAACAATTAATACATGAAAATTTTTGTTAAGACCAAAGACAGCTTTTATTATAGCTTCTATATTCTCTATCTCGTTGTAAGTGGGGATAATAACTAGGCTGTCTGACACGGATTTGCTTGAATTTGGACAAAAATAACATTTTATAATTCTCTAAAAAACGCCAACAATCGAATTGTGAAATTTTTAAGCGTTGGCTATCTATCAGAATTTGTAATTTTGAACGTTGTTAATTTGAATAGGACAAGCAGTAATTTGAGATACCAACTAAAGAATGAAGATTAAACTACCACGAATTTTTCTGATCATACTAGGTATCGGTTTTTTAATAAACCTGCTTCAATCTTATTTCACACCACTTATTTTTGATGAGGCGTACTATTGGCACTTTGCAAGCGACATGGCATGGGGCTATTTTGACCACCCACCTTTGGTAGCCGTTCTTATTAAAATAAGCAGTTTCTTTTTTGATGGGGAATTAGGGGTTAGATTCATGAGCTGTATACTTTCTACCGCCACGTTATTTATATTATGGTGTACGGTAGACCTCCCTAGAAAAAAGGAATACGTGATACATTTTTTTGTACTGGCGTACTCTATGACGCTTTTGAACGCCTACGGTTTTTTTACGTTACCGGACACCCCTTTATTATTCTTTACGGCCTTACTATTATATGTTTACAAAAGATTTATTGAGAGCCCTGATGTACTTTGGGGTATCATCATGGGCGTAACCATGGCCGGGCTTATGTACAGTAAATACCACGCAGCCCTAGTAATCATATTCATATTACTATCTAACTTAAAGCTGGTATTGAATAAATATGCATGGCTTTCTGTTTGTATAGCTTTACTCTGCTATGTACCACATTTTATATGGTTGTACGATAATGATTTTGTCACCATAAATTATCACCTTTTTGATCGCCCCAACGACCCTTACAATTTCACAAAATATACCTTGGGCTTTTTTGTGAACCTCGTGGCGATTTTTGGACTTACTTTTCCATGGATTTATTGGGGCCTATTTAAAACCAAGGCCAATGATAAATTTACTAGGGCCTTGCTCTTTTTAGTGTATGGAATTCTAATTTTCTTCTTCTTATCCAGTTTTAACCGAAGAATACAGACGCAATGGATTATTGTGATAAATATTCCACTAATTGTTATTGTTTTCCGGTTTATGATGGAAAACGAAACTGCAAAAAAATGGATTTACAGAATGGGATTGGTCAATATAATCATCATCCTTTACCTAAGAATAGGACTCGTTTATGAACCCATGTCTCCTATTTATTATGAAACCCATGGCAATAAAGAACTTGCAGAAGATATAAAGGCTGAAGTAGGAGATATGCCCTTGGTTTTTGAAAACTCTTACAGAGGAGCATCTATGTTCGGGTTTTATACGGGAAATAATACTTTCTCTCTTAACAATGAAAGTTATAGACTTAACCAGTACTCCATTGACAACTCCGAAGCAACCGTACAACATCAAAAAATATTATATCTATCTAGTCGGTCTTCAGATGCCGATGTTAGTTTTACCAAAAACGATAGACGTAAAATATATGGTAAATACATAGACAACTTTGAATCGTTTAGGAAACTAAAGACCATTTTAGAAGCACCAATTAATTTCAATCTTGAACAAGAACAAACGTTTCAACTCTACAATCCGTATGAGTTTGACATAGACTTAAGTAAATTAAAGTTTAATGTGGCCTATATGACGGATTTTAAGATTGTAAAGGACAAATTACCCATTAAACCAACTTTAAAAGATCCTAACATTTCCACAATCAAAGCAAAGGACACACTTACCTATTCCTTTAAATTTCCGAAGCCGAGAAAATTAAACGACCCAAAATACGTTAGAATAGGTATAATGGAGAATCGTATTAATTATGGTATTAACGGAAGAAATACAAAAGTAGAGTAATGGAACCTATACTAAGAACTGCCGGCACTGCAGATTGGATTACTATAATACTCATTAGCAGCATTGTATTCTTGGTACTCGCCAAGGGGTTATTTTATAGTCGTTTTCTGAACTTTATAATACTACCGTTCAACAACAAGTATATTTTTATGTATAGTAAAAAAGAAAAGTTGATGAACTGGTTTCACATATTTTTCACCATTTTTCAGGTTATCAATTTTTCACTTTTTGTTTTCTTGGCCAGACAAATATTAAGAGGTAATACAAATGATGCTTACCCCTTCATGTACCCTATTATTTTAGCTTGTATTTTGGGCTTTATCATCGTAAAAATAATCTTACAACTAGGCAATGGGTTCATTTTTGGCTCAGGAAAGACTATCGGCGAACTTATTTTTAAGAAATTATCATACTTAAATTACAGCGGAATCATCATGTTCTTAGCTAACGTAATACTGGCCTACGTAGCGCAGGGCTCGCATGTAGTCGTATATATTGCCATACTTTTAATTCTTCTAATTAATGTAATTGGGTGGGTAACAGTGTTAAGGAATCACCAAAAATTCATCACTTCCTACTTTTTCTATTTTATTTTGTACCTTTGCGCTCTCGAAATTTCCCCGTTTGTTATCATTGGCAGTTATCTTAAACAATAGGTTTATATGAAAGTAAAAACGATTTTGGTTTCCCAACCAGAACCGAAGATGGAAAACTCACCGTATTCGAAACTGATAGATAAGGAAAAAGTCAAAGTTGACTTCAGGCCTTTTATTCATGTAGAAGGGGTAGACGCTAAAGATGTGCGCCAGCAAAAAATAGACTTAAACAACTATACGGCAATCATTTTAACGAGCCGAAACGCTGTAGATCATTTTTTCAGAATTGCTGAAGAAATGCGCTTCAAGGTTCCTGACTCTATGAAGTATTTTTGCCAGTCAGAGGCCGTAGCATACTACTTACAGAAATATGTAGTTTATCGCAAACGTAAAATCTACGTAGGTAAACGTAATTTTCCAGAATTGGTTCCTTTATTCAAAAAATATAAAGGCGAGAAATTCTTATTACCTTCTTCAGATGCATTGAAACCTGTTGTACCTGAAATTTTAGATGAACTTGATATTGAATGGAAAAGAGCAATTTTCTATAAAACGGTTATTAGTGATTTATCTGACCTAAGAGATGTGTATTATGACATTTTGGTTTTCTTTAGCCCGTCAGGTATTGAATCATTATTGCAGAACTTTCCGGATTTTGAGCAGAACGATACAAGAATTGCTGTATTTGGAAACTCTACGGTAAATGCTGCCACTGATG
This genomic interval from Zobellia roscoffensis contains the following:
- a CDS encoding uroporphyrinogen-III synthase; its protein translation is MKVKTILVSQPEPKMENSPYSKLIDKEKVKVDFRPFIHVEGVDAKDVRQQKIDLNNYTAIILTSRNAVDHFFRIAEEMRFKVPDSMKYFCQSEAVAYYLQKYVVYRKRKIYVGKRNFPELVPLFKKYKGEKFLLPSSDALKPVVPEILDELDIEWKRAIFYKTVISDLSDLRDVYYDILVFFSPSGIESLLQNFPDFEQNDTRIAVFGNSTVNAATDAGLRIDIKAPTPETPSMTMALQKYINTANKK
- a CDS encoding ArnT family glycosyltransferase gives rise to the protein MKIKLPRIFLIILGIGFLINLLQSYFTPLIFDEAYYWHFASDMAWGYFDHPPLVAVLIKISSFFFDGELGVRFMSCILSTATLFILWCTVDLPRKKEYVIHFFVLAYSMTLLNAYGFFTLPDTPLLFFTALLLYVYKRFIESPDVLWGIIMGVTMAGLMYSKYHAALVIIFILLSNLKLVLNKYAWLSVCIALLCYVPHFIWLYDNDFVTINYHLFDRPNDPYNFTKYTLGFFVNLVAIFGLTFPWIYWGLFKTKANDKFTRALLFLVYGILIFFFLSSFNRRIQTQWIIVINIPLIVIVFRFMMENETAKKWIYRMGLVNIIIILYLRIGLVYEPMSPIYYETHGNKELAEDIKAEVGDMPLVFENSYRGASMFGFYTGNNTFSLNNESYRLNQYSIDNSEATVQHQKILYLSSRSSDADVSFTKNDRRKIYGKYIDNFESFRKLKTILEAPINFNLEQEQTFQLYNPYEFDIDLSKLKFNVAYMTDFKIVKDKLPIKPTLKDPNISTIKAKDTLTYSFKFPKPRKLNDPKYVRIGIMENRINYGINGRNTKVE
- a CDS encoding DUF4271 domain-containing protein, translated to MEPILRTAGTADWITIILISSIVFLVLAKGLFYSRFLNFIILPFNNKYIFMYSKKEKLMNWFHIFFTIFQVINFSLFVFLARQILRGNTNDAYPFMYPIILACILGFIIVKIILQLGNGFIFGSGKTIGELIFKKLSYLNYSGIIMFLANVILAYVAQGSHVVVYIAILLILLINVIGWVTVLRNHQKFITSYFFYFILYLCALEISPFVIIGSYLKQ